The Chryseobacterium glaciei DNA window AGGATAAATTTCGTCGAGAATTTCATAATCAAGTTTAAAATCTTTACAAAAATTCTCAAAACCGCGTACAATACGGAAAGGATAGGGGTGAATGGATTTATCTGGATAAACCAAAATGATCTTTTCGTATTTTTTAATTTTGTCTAAACCTTCCTTCAGGGCATTGTAAATATCATGTTCAAAATCCTGAAAAATAGTACCATAATCCCCTGAAATATTTGGTTTTGTATTATCTAACAACAGTAATTTATTTTTCGGAATTTTTTCAATCATATCAAGCACTTCCTGTGTCGAACTGGTATGTTTTGACTGTTCATCCCGAAAATGAGGCATGATCACATAATAATCGAATCCACCGAGGTTCTTTTTTAATGAATTAATGAAAAGTGTTTCGTCACAATGGTAAATATACATCTCCACATTGCCTTTGGTACCGATTGCATTGACGAAATAATTATAAATCATCATCTTATAAGTACTAGGCTTGTTGATCAAAAAGAAGATATTAATGATATCATTTTTATTAATACGCGAAATATAATATCCTTTACCTTTTACCGATTCAATGATTTGTCTTTTTCGGAGTTCTTTGTAGGCTTTTTCAACAGTATCTCTTGAAAGAAAACAGGATTCGCTGAGCTCGTTGATAGAAGGGATTTTTTCTCCTATCTGAATTTCTCCTCCATCAATTCCATTCAGAATAGAATCTACAATTTGTTTGTATTTGGGAACTCTGGAGTGTTCATTTATCTGTACTTCAAATGTTTCTGCCATGGCTTTTCAGGTAGGAGAGATTAAAACGGTTTTAAAGAATCTAATTTATAAAAAATTAATCAATGATTGCAGATAAGTTGTAAAATTTATGTTGATATACTTGTATTTTTTTTGATTATTCAAAATAAACCTAAATCCATGGATTTTTTACGATAAGAAAACTTCATTCTGGGTAAAAATTGATCATAAAAAAAGCCTGCCCCTTTCAGGACAGACTCCAACTAAGTATGAATGTAAAATTTTAAGGCATTTTTTTGAAACCTTCCGCTTTTATTTTCCAAGTTCCATCCTTCGGAAAGCCGGGAAATTCACCTTTAGAATTGTCCCAACCTTCGAGCATCATGGCAACAGTTGTTAAAACTCCGCCATTTCCCGGAAGATAAATACGCAAACGCCCATCTTGATAATTGTGACCGTTTTTCAGGTAAGTATTGGTTTGAATATTCATGAAAAGCGCATCCAAAGCCTTGTTTGGAAGTCCCAATCTTGCAGCATTCATTGCAGTCATCGGGAAATCCCAACCCCAGGTATGTTCCCAATTCCATCTTTCCCAAACGATATCGAGTGTGTTTTTCATGATTTTTTTATCCAATTTCGGAGATTCGGGAACCATTCCCAATGCTCCAAGAACTGCCGGGTGATCGGTCATCCATTTTGGATAAGTGAAAGAATCTTTCGCAGATTCGGTCGACAGATAAACGCCATCCTGAACAGGAAGCGGAGCCAATTTAGAAATGACATCATCCCATTTTTTATCTCTCGGCTGTCCTAATCTTTCTTTCCATTCTTGAGCAACTTTCAGTGCCCAATCCCAGTATGCCACTTCATAAGTCGGATTGTAAGTATCTTTAGCCGGGAAAACTTCCTGTGCCGGAATCACACCTTTACCCAAATTATAACGCTTTTTTTCTTTGTCGTAAGTGGCAAAATCTGCCATAAAATCTGCTGTTGCAAAAATCAGATCTTTATATTTTTCCAACACTTTTTTGTCCTTTTTATCGCGGTACAAAAGTTCGGTCATATAGATTAAATGCGGTTGCTCCCAAATCAAAAAGGCAGCTACAGAAGATGGACTTTCATTTCCGTCATTATCCGACATTTTGATCCATCTTACACCTTTGTAGCCTTGTCTTTGGGCTAAAGCTTTTGCTTTTTCAAATGATCTGAAATAATAATCCAATTGTTTTTCCAAAATCTCAGGTCTTCCCCATAAAGCGTAGTGTACGCCATGCCACCAATGCATTTCTGTGTGTGGTTTTCCGTACCAGCTGTTAAATGTTAAACCTGTTTCTTGTGGAGGATTGCTTCCTCCGCATTGCACTTTGGTTAAGTATTCAGATAAAACAACCCTGCGTTCCAGTTCATTGGCTCTCGGGTCTGTACTTCCTTCAAAATCGACAGCTGCGCCACTTTCCCAGAAAGATTTCCAACCTGATGTGCTTTCTTTTTCAGCGTCAGCAAATAATGTTTTACTGCTTTTTGGATTTTTAGACGAAAATTCAACACTTAATTCTATTGTTTTATTTTTAGAAGAAGGTTCGTAAACGAAATAATGTTTCCCCGCTTCGCTTAATTTTCCATCTGTAAAATATAATTGAGTGTAATAATCTGCGCTTTGCAATTTATGCTCAATCAATCCTTGAGTTGGATTTGATGAGATTATTTTTGTTGAATGATCTTTTTCATTGCCATAAAAAACTGCGTCATCCAGAAATTGTCCAGTCGGAGAAGGGTAGTGCGTAAAAACTTTTAATCTTTTTTGTATAATCAAATCCGATTCAATTTTTACCCCAATTTTATCGGAATTTTGAAAAGATGCCGTCCATACTTTTACGGGTGTTCCTTCCAATGAGAATTCACTCGTAATAATTCCCGTCCACAAATCAATTTTCTGATTGATATTTTGTAAATCTGAAATTTTAGCTTTCTGACCATCTTTTTTATACAGTTCAATCCCCAC harbors:
- a CDS encoding GntR family transcriptional regulator, coding for MAETFEVQINEHSRVPKYKQIVDSILNGIDGGEIQIGEKIPSINELSESCFLSRDTVEKAYKELRKRQIIESVKGKGYYISRINKNDIINIFFLINKPSTYKMMIYNYFVNAIGTKGNVEMYIYHCDETLFINSLKKNLGGFDYYVIMPHFRDEQSKHTSSTQEVLDMIEKIPKNKLLLLDNTKPNISGDYGTIFQDFEHDIYNALKEGLDKIKKYEKIILVYPDKSIHPYPFRIVRGFENFCKDFKLDYEILDEIYPDMELQEKDIFITIRERDLVNLVKQIRQKNLKLGEDIGIISYNETPLKELLGITVITTDFKAMGESAAYMILKNKKEQVNNVFKFIQRDSL